In a single window of the Ignavibacteria bacterium genome:
- a CDS encoding class I fructose-bisphosphate aldolase yields MAVNIKELLGSDASLLEHKCETISKDELHLPGPDFVDRIWKDSDRSPQVLRNMQTIFNAGRLKGTGYLSILPVDQGIEHSAGASFSPNPIYFDPENIVKLAIEGECNAVASTLGVLGSVSRKYAHKIPFVLKINHNEFLSYPNKYDQILFASVEQAYNMGAAAIGATIYFGSDESARQIQEISAAFQYAHEFGMVTILWCYLRNSAFNVKGDKDYHVSADLTGQANHLGVTIGADIIKQKMPENNGGYNALKFGKTSKLVYDKLSSDNPIDLTRYQVANCYMGRCGLINSGGASTGKGDSDLKEAVKTAVINKRAGGMGLISGRKAFQKPMKDGVELLHAIQDVYIDKDVTIA; encoded by the coding sequence ATGGCAGTAAATATTAAAGAACTATTGGGAAGCGATGCATCGCTTCTTGAACATAAATGCGAAACTATTTCCAAAGATGAACTTCATTTACCAGGTCCCGATTTTGTTGACCGGATCTGGAAGGATTCAGACCGCTCACCTCAGGTTTTAAGGAATATGCAGACTATTTTTAACGCAGGCAGGCTTAAAGGCACAGGATATTTATCAATTTTACCCGTTGACCAGGGAATTGAACATTCTGCAGGAGCATCTTTTTCACCAAATCCAATATATTTTGACCCTGAAAATATCGTAAAGCTGGCAATTGAAGGCGAGTGCAACGCAGTAGCTTCTACGCTTGGAGTTCTCGGTTCTGTTTCCCGTAAATATGCGCATAAAATTCCTTTTGTGCTTAAAATTAATCACAATGAATTCCTTTCATACCCCAATAAATATGACCAGATACTTTTTGCCAGTGTTGAGCAGGCTTATAACATGGGTGCAGCAGCAATTGGTGCTACAATTTATTTCGGCAGTGATGAATCAGCAAGACAGATTCAGGAAATATCCGCAGCATTCCAGTATGCGCATGAATTCGGAATGGTTACTATATTATGGTGCTATTTAAGGAATTCAGCATTTAATGTGAAGGGCGATAAAGACTATCACGTTTCTGCTGATCTAACCGGACAGGCAAACCACTTAGGTGTTACCATTGGCGCAGATATTATAAAACAGAAAATGCCTGAAAACAACGGCGGTTACAATGCTCTGAAATTCGGTAAAACCAGCAAGCTGGTTTATGATAAGCTTTCAAGCGATAACCCGATTGACCTGACACGTTACCAGGTTGCAAACTGCTATATGGGCAGATGCGGGCTTATCAATTCAGGCGGCGCTTCAACAGGCAAGGGCGATTCTGACCTGAAGGAAGCAGTTAAAACTGCAGTTATTAATAAACGCGCAGGCGGTATGGGACTTATTTCAGGCAGAAAAGCTTTCCAGAAACCTATGAAAGACGGTGTTGAATTACTGCATGCAATACAGGATGTTTATATTGATAAAGATGTAACCATTGCTTAG
- a CDS encoding helix-turn-helix domain-containing protein, with translation MLKEFGLDLKKLRELKGISIAEISAESRINTKFLQQLEAGNFDFQPETYIRSFIKAYARALNENENQILNDYDKAKAGFYARRKFATDDAKDISAPDSKLRISVLDHPVKKEDETGDEPVYSKSIEQDKPDYMKPKAERSYEDSSPEFSNRSITQKILLGVLIAAIGVGIYFLIDYLNNSGDKKSDVKPKTFNEISSDYENKINSKLVDSARIKDSLKTLAAMDSLTLVIKAVKDIKIKLYIDDGAEPYDENISAKDSIVFTAKDKFRFSANTSQNVDLYLNGKYLKKSGITPGSSIKNLIITKEGIQPQ, from the coding sequence ATGCTTAAGGAATTTGGACTGGATCTGAAAAAACTGCGCGAGCTAAAAGGTATTTCAATAGCTGAAATATCCGCAGAAAGCAGAATTAATACCAAATTCCTGCAGCAGCTTGAAGCCGGCAATTTTGATTTCCAGCCTGAAACATATATCCGTTCATTCATTAAAGCATATGCCAGAGCCCTTAACGAAAATGAAAACCAGATACTTAACGATTACGATAAAGCTAAAGCAGGTTTCTATGCTAGAAGGAAATTTGCAACCGATGATGCCAAGGATATCAGCGCACCTGATTCAAAGCTGCGCATTTCTGTTTTAGATCACCCGGTAAAAAAAGAAGATGAAACCGGCGATGAACCGGTTTATTCAAAAAGTATTGAGCAGGATAAGCCTGACTACATGAAGCCAAAGGCAGAAAGATCTTATGAAGACAGCTCACCGGAATTTTCAAACAGATCGATAACCCAGAAAATTTTACTGGGTGTACTTATTGCAGCAATTGGCGTAGGCATATATTTCCTCATAGATTATCTGAATAACAGCGGAGATAAAAAAAGTGATGTTAAGCCTAAAACATTCAACGAGATCTCCAGTGATTATGAAAATAAAATAAACAGCAAGCTTGTTGATTCTGCAAGGATCAAGGATTCACTTAAGACCCTGGCGGCTATGGATTCGCTTACTCTTGTAATAAAAGCTGTTAAGGATATTAAAATTAAGCTTTATATTGATGACGGCGCAGAACCTTATGATGAGAATATTTCAGCCAAAGATTCAATTGTTTTTACCGCTAAAGATAAATTCCGTTTCAGCGCAAATACCAGCCAGAATGTAGACCTGTACTTAAACGGCAAATACCTTAAAAAATCCGGTATCACACCGGGTTCTTCCATTAAAAATCTCATAATAACCAAAGAAGGCATCCAGCCGCAGTAA
- a CDS encoding HD domain-containing protein — MDFTGSNKYLARISRIAVKNNITAYVVGGYVRDKLLELDKTDIDITVIGDGIAFAEIVSRDLNKPLSAIYKKFGTALLELDDTKIEFASARKESYKSTSRKPVVKFADLEADLSRRDFTVNALAVSLNSGTNEVIDLFDGLTDLKEKILRTPLEPEKTFSDDPLRMMRACRFASQLGFEIAGDTFHAIKQMRERIRISKNSDNVVSQERITDEFLKILASKKPSVGLKLLFKSGLMEIIFPEVHNLEGIDQRKDFHHKDVFWHTLQVVDNISEKTDNLWLRFAALMHDIAKPPTKKFIEGTGWTFHGHEDLGARWQKKIFTKLKLPFDKLPYVEKLVRLHLRPIALVNEKVTDSAIRRLIFDAGDDINDLFTLCRADITSKDPSKVKKYLENFDIVEKKVAEVEERDKIRNFQSPVRGEEIMKICNLEPSRAVGMLKTAIEEAILDGIIPNDYDAALKYLYEIKDDILKDR; from the coding sequence ATGGATTTTACAGGCTCAAATAAATATCTTGCCAGAATATCACGCATAGCGGTAAAAAACAATATTACCGCTTATGTAGTAGGCGGTTATGTACGTGATAAGCTGCTTGAGCTTGATAAAACTGATATTGATATAACAGTTATAGGTGATGGTATAGCATTTGCTGAAATTGTCAGCCGCGATCTGAACAAACCTCTTTCAGCAATTTACAAAAAGTTCGGAACAGCTCTTCTGGAGCTTGATGATACCAAAATTGAATTTGCATCTGCCCGAAAAGAAAGCTACAAAAGCACGTCCCGTAAACCGGTAGTTAAGTTCGCAGATCTTGAAGCTGATCTTTCGCGGCGTGATTTCACTGTAAACGCGCTGGCTGTATCACTAAACAGTGGTACCAATGAAGTAATTGATCTTTTTGACGGCCTTACGGATCTGAAGGAAAAAATTCTGCGCACACCGCTTGAGCCTGAAAAAACTTTCAGCGATGACCCGCTCAGAATGATGCGTGCCTGCAGGTTTGCTTCACAGCTTGGATTTGAAATAGCCGGCGATACTTTCCACGCAATAAAACAGATGCGTGAGCGGATTAGAATTTCAAAAAACAGTGATAATGTTGTTTCCCAGGAACGCATTACTGATGAATTCCTGAAGATACTGGCATCAAAAAAGCCTTCTGTTGGATTAAAGCTGCTTTTTAAATCAGGGTTAATGGAAATTATTTTCCCCGAAGTGCATAACCTTGAAGGAATTGACCAGCGCAAGGATTTTCATCATAAAGATGTTTTCTGGCATACACTACAGGTTGTTGATAATATATCTGAAAAGACAGATAATTTATGGCTAAGGTTTGCGGCATTAATGCATGATATAGCAAAACCGCCTACTAAAAAATTCATCGAAGGAACTGGGTGGACATTTCACGGGCATGAGGATCTTGGAGCAAGATGGCAGAAAAAAATTTTCACAAAGCTCAAGCTTCCATTTGATAAGCTGCCCTATGTAGAAAAGCTCGTCAGGCTGCATTTACGGCCAATAGCGCTGGTAAATGAAAAGGTAACTGATTCCGCAATTCGCCGACTAATATTTGATGCCGGTGATGATATAAATGACCTGTTCACATTGTGCAGGGCTGATATTACCTCCAAGGATCCATCTAAAGTCAAAAAATACCTGGAAAATTTTGATATTGTTGAAAAGAAAGTAGCTGAAGTAGAAGAGCGTGATAAGATTCGCAACTTCCAGTCACCTGTCCGCGGTGAAGAAATAATGAAGATATGTAATTTAGAGCCTTCAAGGGCTGTAGGCATGCTTAAAACAGCTATCGAAGAAGCAATTCTTGACGGTATTATTCCTAATGATTACGATGCTGCATTAAAATATTTGTATGAAATAAAAGATGATATTTTGAAGGATAGATAA
- the ligA gene encoding NAD-dependent DNA ligase LigA produces the protein MPADKKTADKAAKLKQKLIDADYKYYILAQPDIDDYSYDMMMKELQDIEAEYPELKTPDSPTQRVGSDLSNDFPTVIHDIPMLSLSNSYDENDLDEFDKRINNLLKGEKYKYVCELKFDGIAVSLTYKNGLFVQGATRGDGFRGDDITTNLKTVRSIPLQLDKKIDIEVRGEVFFMLKDFFRINEEQEADGKPRYANPRNTAAGSLKLKDSREVAARRLNMFCYYMRYLDDNLQKKLKTHSANLDFLKSLKFPVNTSTKVVNNIAEVKAFCAEIEAQRDSLPYEIDGVVIKLDSLEQQNKVGAIAKSPRWAIAYKFKAKQAVTKLKSITLQVGRIGTITPVAELEPVFLAGSTISRATLHNSDEIERKDIREGDYVKIEKGGDVIPKVVEVVLERRPKNSKPFKMPEKCPVCGTALHRPEGEANHYCTNSLCPAQVQGRMEHFVARTAMDIEGLGFQILEKFIQLGYLKDITDIYKLKGKIKELKSLERFGEKSIDNILNSIERSKERPFEKVLYAIGIRHVGDRTARVLAKHFKSVDNIIAASKEEIESIHEIGPRIAESVYDFFHTKSNLQMVEKLRKAGLNFEMEVTPNASNKLEGLTFVVTGTLEKYKREEVEELIETLGGKAASSVSKKTSYVLAGAEAGSKLKKAESLGVKVIDEAEFDKMIKK, from the coding sequence ATGCCTGCAGATAAAAAGACCGCTGATAAAGCCGCGAAGCTTAAACAAAAGCTGATAGATGCTGATTATAAATATTATATACTTGCACAGCCTGATATTGATGATTATTCATATGATATGATGATGAAGGAGCTGCAGGATATTGAAGCTGAATATCCGGAGCTTAAAACACCTGATTCACCTACTCAACGAGTAGGAAGTGATCTCTCCAATGATTTCCCGACCGTTATTCACGATATCCCGATGCTCTCGCTTTCAAATTCTTATGATGAAAATGACCTGGATGAATTTGATAAGCGCATTAACAACCTGCTTAAAGGTGAAAAATATAAATATGTTTGCGAGCTTAAGTTTGATGGCATTGCGGTATCGTTAACTTATAAAAACGGACTCTTCGTACAGGGGGCAACCCGAGGGGACGGCTTCAGAGGAGATGATATAACTACAAATCTTAAAACTGTCCGTTCAATACCGCTTCAGCTTGATAAAAAAATTGATATTGAAGTGCGCGGTGAAGTATTTTTTATGCTTAAAGATTTTTTCCGTATTAATGAAGAGCAGGAAGCAGACGGCAAGCCCCGTTACGCTAACCCGCGTAACACTGCCGCAGGCAGTCTTAAGCTTAAGGATTCCCGCGAAGTAGCTGCCCGGAGGCTGAATATGTTCTGCTACTATATGCGTTACCTTGATGATAACCTTCAGAAAAAGCTTAAGACACATTCAGCAAACCTCGATTTCCTGAAGTCACTGAAATTCCCGGTCAACACATCAACAAAGGTAGTGAATAATATTGCTGAAGTGAAAGCGTTCTGTGCTGAAATAGAAGCACAGCGTGACAGCCTGCCTTACGAAATTGACGGTGTTGTTATAAAGCTTGATTCACTGGAACAGCAAAATAAAGTGGGGGCTATTGCAAAGAGCCCAAGATGGGCAATTGCATATAAATTCAAAGCCAAACAGGCTGTAACGAAGCTAAAAAGTATTACATTACAGGTTGGCAGGATAGGAACAATTACACCTGTAGCGGAGCTTGAACCGGTTTTTCTTGCCGGTTCAACGATATCACGCGCAACACTGCACAACAGCGATGAAATTGAACGCAAGGATATCCGCGAAGGCGATTATGTTAAAATTGAAAAGGGCGGCGATGTTATTCCCAAGGTAGTTGAAGTAGTATTGGAGCGAAGACCCAAAAACAGCAAACCTTTCAAAATGCCGGAGAAATGCCCGGTTTGCGGCACAGCACTGCACAGACCCGAAGGCGAAGCGAACCATTACTGCACAAATTCACTTTGCCCGGCACAGGTACAGGGCAGGATGGAGCATTTTGTAGCCCGCACTGCTATGGATATTGAAGGGCTGGGATTCCAGATCTTAGAAAAATTCATACAGCTTGGTTATTTAAAGGATATAACCGATATATATAAGCTAAAGGGTAAGATAAAAGAGCTGAAATCACTTGAGCGTTTTGGCGAAAAAAGCATTGATAACATTTTAAATTCCATAGAACGCTCTAAAGAGCGCCCGTTTGAAAAAGTCCTTTATGCTATTGGTATAAGACATGTTGGTGATAGAACTGCAAGAGTTCTTGCCAAACATTTTAAAAGTGTTGATAATATAATTGCTGCTTCTAAGGAAGAAATTGAAAGCATTCATGAGATTGGTCCAAGAATAGCTGAGAGCGTGTATGATTTCTTCCATACCAAAAGTAACCTTCAGATGGTAGAAAAGCTTCGTAAAGCGGGGCTGAATTTTGAAATGGAAGTTACTCCTAACGCTTCGAATAAGCTCGAAGGGCTGACCTTTGTAGTAACAGGGACACTGGAAAAATATAAGCGTGAGGAAGTCGAGGAATTAATCGAAACTCTCGGCGGCAAAGCCGCTTCAAGTGTGAGCAAAAAAACCAGCTATGTGCTTGCGGGAGCTGAAGCCGGCAGCAAATTGAAGAAAGCGGAATCATTAGGTGTAAAAGTGATAGATGAAGCTGAGTTTGATAAGATGATTAAGAAGTAA
- the xerD gene encoding site-specific tyrosine recombinase XerD encodes MKNETVNNNDLKKRQIQSFMLFLELERSLSPNTINSYNFDLEKFRDFLDGLDIRGFEDVNDTHIEKFLAKLKKELRAASTARLLSALRQFYDFLIDSKTCEIKINPLKFFDSPRLARKLPDVLTVEETETLLAQPDENSVLGLRDKAILELMYACGLRVSEVLTVKTTNILYSDEVIRVTGKGSKERIVPVASSALEWIKLYLEKARVTLAKPYSEEYLFLNWRGRKLSRMAIWDIINKYTKMAKIQKQIHPHILRHSFATHLLEGGADLRSIQEMLGHADISTTQIYTHVDITYLKQVHKEFHPRG; translated from the coding sequence ATGAAGAATGAAACGGTCAATAATAATGATTTAAAAAAGCGGCAAATTCAAAGCTTTATGCTTTTCCTCGAGCTGGAAAGATCCCTTTCTCCCAATACGATCAACTCATATAACTTTGATCTCGAAAAATTCCGGGATTTCCTGGACGGGCTGGATATCAGGGGATTTGAAGATGTTAATGATACACATATTGAAAAATTCCTTGCAAAGCTTAAAAAGGAATTAAGAGCTGCATCGACTGCAAGGCTGCTTTCAGCCTTAAGGCAGTTCTATGATTTTTTGATCGATTCCAAAACATGTGAAATTAAAATAAATCCGCTTAAATTTTTCGATTCACCCCGCCTGGCAAGAAAGCTGCCGGATGTTCTTACTGTTGAAGAAACCGAAACGCTGCTGGCGCAGCCTGATGAAAATTCAGTGCTGGGCTTAAGGGATAAAGCAATTCTGGAACTAATGTATGCCTGCGGCTTAAGGGTTAGCGAGGTATTGACCGTAAAGACCACAAATATTCTGTATTCAGATGAAGTTATACGTGTAACAGGTAAAGGCTCCAAGGAAAGAATTGTTCCTGTTGCATCATCTGCGCTTGAATGGATAAAGCTATATCTTGAAAAAGCCAGGGTAACACTGGCAAAACCATATTCTGAAGAATATTTATTTCTTAACTGGCGCGGCAGAAAGCTTTCAAGGATGGCTATTTGGGATATAATTAATAAATATACCAAAATGGCAAAAATACAAAAGCAGATTCACCCCCATATTTTAAGACACTCATTTGCTACGCATTTGCTTGAAGGCGGGGCAGACCTGCGTTCTATTCAGGAAATGCTTGGCCATGCCGATATCAGCACTACACAAATATATACTCATGTTGATATAACGTATCTTAAGCAGGTTCATAAGGAATTTCATCCCAGGGGATGA
- a CDS encoding EamA family transporter → MKNIMLLVFITLAATFTPIFAKLSVAEISPLSLGFFRFSLAAVLFYLTLKFRKLNLKFEKKDYPRLILLALLCIPLNQFFFLSGIKLSYASHSGIIYSLNPVYAYVIAVIFRYEKFYYSKLFSILLTVAGIFFIFYEGLTQANVDSSVIKGDILLLFAVLTFSMYLTLGKKTIEKYGALKTSTFVFLAGSVFYIPLFIYDLPNFTLENLTYKGIIGFIYLSVVVAYLAYFVWYYALRSIAVSKLTTLSNISPLLTVLFSIIFLGEYISLYFIIGSVITLLGVFIMHRVSIDIS, encoded by the coding sequence ATGAAAAACATTATGCTGCTGGTGTTTATAACACTGGCAGCAACTTTTACACCCATATTTGCCAAGCTAAGTGTTGCAGAAATATCCCCGCTTTCGCTGGGATTTTTCCGTTTTTCACTTGCAGCAGTCTTGTTTTATTTAACATTAAAATTCCGGAAGCTAAACCTTAAATTCGAAAAAAAAGATTATCCAAGGTTAATACTGCTGGCTTTGCTTTGCATTCCGCTAAACCAGTTCTTTTTCTTAAGCGGCATCAAGCTTTCATATGCATCGCATAGCGGAATAATATATTCATTAAACCCTGTTTATGCTTATGTAATCGCTGTAATTTTCCGATATGAAAAATTCTATTATTCCAAGCTGTTTTCAATATTGTTGACTGTCGCAGGTATCTTTTTTATATTTTACGAGGGCTTAACGCAGGCGAATGTTGACAGCAGCGTTATTAAAGGGGATATTCTGCTTTTGTTCGCTGTTTTGACTTTTTCGATGTACCTTACATTAGGCAAAAAAACCATTGAAAAATACGGCGCACTTAAAACTTCTACGTTCGTTTTTTTGGCTGGAAGCGTTTTTTACATTCCCCTTTTTATATACGATCTTCCGAATTTTACGCTTGAAAACTTAACTTACAAAGGGATAATTGGGTTTATATACCTTTCTGTTGTTGTTGCATACCTGGCTTATTTTGTATGGTACTATGCTTTGCGGAGCATTGCCGTAAGCAAGCTTACAACACTCTCAAATATTTCTCCACTGCTTACGGTTTTATTTTCTATTATATTTCTTGGTGAGTATATTTCTTTATATTTCATTATAGGTTCAGTAATAACACTTCTTGGAGTGTTTATTATGCACCGTGTCAGCATCGATATTTCATAA
- a CDS encoding Gfo/Idh/MocA family oxidoreductase: MEEKRLNIGLAGCGHLGKIHSKLINEITLTDPRVNFMGIYDLDKSIAESVSSQYSVKAYESLDAMLSEINTLVIVTPTSTHYETAVKALEKNINIFIEKPVTSSLKEAESLIQKAEGKQVKIQVGHVERFNPALVALDKFEIKPMFIESHRLSQFNPRGTDVSVIQDLMIHDIDIILHLAKSKVKKIDANGVAVISDEIDIANARLTLESGCVANLTSSRISLKKMRKMRIFQNNAYISVDFLNNKSEVFRLTGKDTETSGMTFDISDTKKIVYDEPKPDNPENINPIKNELESFFSSIINNQPVKVTLSAGKEAVEVADKIIQIIKEGN, from the coding sequence TTGGAAGAAAAAAGATTAAATATAGGTTTAGCAGGCTGCGGCCATCTTGGGAAGATCCATTCAAAATTAATAAATGAAATCACTCTCACTGATCCCCGTGTTAACTTTATGGGTATTTATGACCTGGATAAAAGCATAGCAGAATCAGTGAGTTCCCAATACAGCGTAAAGGCATATGAATCACTTGACGCAATGCTTTCAGAAATAAATACCCTTGTAATAGTGACGCCAACTTCAACACATTATGAAACTGCTGTAAAAGCTCTTGAAAAGAATATAAATATTTTCATAGAAAAGCCTGTTACCAGCTCGCTGAAAGAAGCAGAGTCATTGATACAAAAAGCTGAAGGCAAGCAGGTAAAGATACAGGTCGGGCATGTTGAAAGGTTTAACCCCGCTTTGGTTGCGCTTGATAAATTCGAGATCAAGCCTATGTTCATTGAATCACACAGGCTTTCACAGTTCAATCCGCGCGGTACAGATGTATCTGTGATACAGGACCTGATGATACATGATATTGATATTATACTTCATCTTGCTAAATCAAAAGTAAAGAAAATTGATGCTAACGGTGTTGCTGTCATATCAGATGAAATAGATATTGCAAATGCGCGCTTAACGCTTGAAAGCGGATGTGTTGCTAATTTAACTTCCAGCAGAATTTCACTGAAAAAAATGAGAAAAATGAGAATTTTTCAGAACAATGCTTATATTTCAGTGGATTTTCTTAACAACAAATCAGAAGTTTTCAGGCTAACAGGTAAAGATACAGAAACCTCAGGCATGACATTCGATATTTCTGATACAAAAAAAATAGTATATGATGAACCAAAACCTGATAACCCGGAAAATATCAACCCTATAAAGAATGAGCTTGAATCGTTCTTCAGCAGCATTATAAATAATCAGCCGGTAAAAGTAACTTTAAGCGCCGGCAAAGAAGCTGTCGAAGTTGCCGATAAGATCATACAGATAATTAAAGAAGGAAATTAA
- the kdsA gene encoding 3-deoxy-8-phosphooctulonate synthase, whose protein sequence is MTNGSKTFTLNNTKDLFLIAGPCVVETEKITFEIAKRLKDITARLNMPFIFKASYKKANRTSGSSFRSIGVMESLDILGNIRQKLNIPVLTDVHSEIEAEIAAEYADVLQIPAFLCRQTELLEAAAETGRIVNIKKGQFLAPEDMLYQYKKVTAAGNSKVMVTERGSTFGYNNLVVDMRSLEIMKKFGCPVIYDATHSVQMPSKEGGVSGGNPEFIEPLAKAAVAVGINGIFIETHPNPAKALSDASSMLKLDKIPALLKKLIAIHKLSRGA, encoded by the coding sequence ATCACTAACGGTTCAAAGACCTTTACTTTAAATAACACCAAAGATCTTTTTTTAATTGCAGGTCCATGCGTAGTTGAAACAGAAAAGATAACTTTTGAAATTGCCAAAAGGCTGAAAGATATTACAGCCCGTCTGAATATGCCGTTTATTTTCAAGGCATCATATAAAAAAGCCAATAGGACAAGCGGTTCGTCATTTCGTTCAATTGGTGTGATGGAATCACTCGATATCCTGGGTAATATACGCCAAAAGCTTAATATACCCGTACTTACAGATGTACATTCAGAAATTGAAGCGGAAATTGCTGCTGAATATGCAGATGTACTGCAGATACCTGCTTTTCTTTGCAGGCAAACCGAGCTGCTGGAAGCTGCTGCGGAAACCGGGAGGATAGTGAATATCAAAAAAGGCCAGTTCCTTGCACCTGAAGATATGCTGTACCAGTACAAAAAAGTTACCGCAGCAGGCAACAGCAAGGTTATGGTTACTGAACGCGGCTCAACATTCGGTTATAATAATCTTGTTGTTGATATGCGCTCGCTTGAAATAATGAAAAAATTCGGCTGTCCCGTAATTTACGATGCTACACATTCAGTGCAAATGCCTTCCAAAGAAGGCGGTGTTTCCGGGGGCAATCCGGAATTCATCGAGCCGCTTGCAAAAGCAGCGGTAGCAGTCGGAATAAACGGAATATTTATTGAAACACATCCAAATCCCGCAAAAGCATTAAGCGATGCAAGCAGTATGTTAAAGCTTGATAAGATACCGGCTTTGCTGAAGAAGCTTATTGCCATACATAAACTTTCACGCGGAGCTTAA
- a CDS encoding FAD-binding protein yields MYSKVTPQIIEMLSGIVGSENILSDDESLKLHSKDETEDLSFPPEIIVKPVSAEQISVIFKIANEYNIPVTPRGGGTGLSGGALPVHGGICLSMVRFNKIINIDTQNFQATVQPGVITQVFQEEVEKLGLFYPPDPASRGSCHLGGNLAECSGGPRAVKYGVTKDYVLGLEAVLPTGEIINTGGRVLKNVTGYNLTQLIVGSEGTLAVITKINFRLIPLPKYKKVILAAFGTLEDATDAVARIFQRGITPSAIEFMEKAAVRAAEERQNKKFPNSDAEAQLFIEVDGNYPELLDKDIEQIAEVVEEFNPLDMVLAEDEQKVQDVWSLRRGIGEAVKSISAYKEEDTVVPRANMTKLIRGVKEISARYGITTICYGHSGDGNIHVNILKDKLDEKSWEENLDKAIREIFTLTVSLDGMISGEHGIGYSQKSYLPIAISEAELGLMRNIKKTFDPNNILNPGKIF; encoded by the coding sequence ATGTACAGCAAGGTAACTCCACAGATCATAGAAATGCTTTCCGGAATTGTTGGAAGCGAAAATATATTAAGCGATGATGAATCCCTTAAGCTCCATTCAAAAGATGAAACCGAAGATCTCAGCTTTCCCCCGGAAATAATTGTTAAGCCTGTTAGCGCCGAGCAGATTTCAGTTATTTTTAAAATTGCCAATGAGTATAATATTCCCGTTACTCCAAGAGGCGGGGGAACCGGACTCTCAGGTGGAGCCTTGCCGGTTCACGGCGGTATCTGCCTCAGTATGGTACGCTTCAATAAAATAATTAATATCGATACTCAGAATTTCCAGGCAACAGTTCAGCCAGGTGTTATCACTCAGGTGTTCCAGGAAGAAGTCGAAAAGCTTGGGCTGTTCTACCCGCCTGACCCGGCTTCAAGAGGTTCCTGTCATTTAGGCGGCAATCTGGCGGAGTGTTCCGGGGGTCCAAGGGCTGTAAAATATGGGGTTACCAAAGATTACGTGCTGGGTCTTGAAGCCGTGCTGCCCACAGGTGAAATTATTAACACCGGCGGGAGGGTATTAAAGAATGTTACCGGCTACAATTTAACGCAGCTTATTGTTGGCAGCGAAGGTACACTTGCTGTAATAACAAAAATAAATTTCAGACTGATACCTTTACCAAAGTACAAAAAAGTTATACTTGCTGCTTTCGGTACGCTTGAAGATGCAACCGATGCGGTTGCAAGGATCTTCCAGAGGGGGATAACGCCTTCGGCAATTGAGTTCATGGAAAAAGCAGCAGTCCGTGCAGCAGAAGAGCGGCAGAATAAAAAATTCCCCAACAGCGATGCTGAAGCGCAGCTTTTCATAGAAGTTGACGGCAACTACCCCGAACTGCTGGATAAGGATATAGAACAAATTGCAGAAGTAGTTGAAGAGTTCAACCCGCTTGATATGGTGCTTGCCGAAGATGAACAGAAGGTACAGGATGTGTGGTCACTCAGGCGCGGAATAGGCGAAGCGGTGAAGTCAATTTCAGCCTATAAGGAAGAAGATACAGTTGTCCCAAGGGCTAATATGACAAAGCTTATCCGGGGAGTTAAGGAAATTTCAGCACGTTACGGAATAACCACTATCTGTTACGGACACTCAGGGGATGGTAATATACATGTAAATATTTTAAAGGATAAGCTTGATGAAAAAAGCTGGGAAGAGAACCTGGATAAAGCAATACGTGAAATTTTCACGCTTACTGTATCGCTTGATGGAATGATATCCGGTGAGCATGGTATAGGTTATTCTCAAAAGTCATACCTGCCTATAGCAATATCAGAAGCAGAGCTCGGACTTATGCGTAATATCAAAAAAACCTTCG